Part of the Actinomycetota bacterium genome is shown below.
CTGCGCCAACTGTGGGGCCGCGCTGGTCACGACCCCGGACGACTCGACCACCACCATCAGCCTGGCCGCCCAGGACCTCGAAGCTGAGGTCGAGGAAGAGGTCGTCGCGCCGGTCGAGGAGCTGCGCGAGAACACCGCCATGCTGGTCGTCCGGCGGGGTCCGAACGCCGGCAGCCGCTTCCTGCTCGACAAGGAGACGGTGACCGCCGGGCGCCACCCCGAGAGCGACATCTTCCTCGACGACATCACCGTCTCCCGCCGCCACGCCGAGATCCGCCGTGGCGCCAGCGGCTTCACCGTCCACGACGTCGGCTCCCTGAACGGCACCTACCTGAACCGGGAGCGGGTGGAGGACGGCGAGCTCGTCGCCGGCGACGAGCTCCAGATCGGCAAGTTCAAGCTGGTGTTCTTCGCCGGCAGTCGTCCTGGGGGTGGCGGGTAGGGTATGCGGGATCCGGTCCAGCGCAGCGTGCCGCCCCGGCCGGGCGGCGGTGGAGAGACGACCGCCG
Proteins encoded:
- a CDS encoding FHA domain-containing protein → MFCTQCGHKNPEGAHFCANCGAALVTTPDDSTTTISLAAQDLEAEVEEEVVAPVEELRENTAMLVVRRGPNAGSRFLLDKETVTAGRHPESDIFLDDITVSRRHAEIRRGASGFTVHDVGSLNGTYLNRERVEDGELVAGDELQIGKFKLVFFAGSRPGGGG